The following coding sequences lie in one Candidatus Rokuibacteriota bacterium genomic window:
- a CDS encoding Ldh family oxidoreductase, with amino-acid sequence MRRFPAAALEAFIARARVAVGLPEADAREGGRLMTRADLRGADGHGIFRLPQYIRRIRPGGMNVRPAIRAVRETDAAALVDGDNGMGHLVMGFATRLAMDREGPPRAFAPAARPPPKPPPRGCSSVAGSAMP; translated from the coding sequence ATGCGCCGCTTCCCGGCCGCCGCCCTTGAGGCGTTCATCGCGCGGGCGCGGGTCGCCGTGGGCCTGCCCGAGGCGGACGCGCGCGAGGGGGGCCGGCTCATGACGCGCGCCGACCTGCGCGGTGCCGACGGCCACGGCATCTTCCGCCTCCCGCAGTACATCCGCCGGATCCGCCCGGGCGGCATGAACGTGCGCCCGGCGATCCGCGCCGTCCGGGAGACCGACGCCGCCGCGCTCGTGGACGGCGACAACGGCATGGGCCACCTCGTGATGGGCTTCGCGACGCGCCTGGCCATGGACAGGGAGGGCCCTCCCCGCGCCTTCGCGCCGGCGGCCCGGCCCCCTCCGAAACCTCCCCCACGCGGTTGTTCGAGCGTGGCGGGTTCGGCCATGCCGTGA
- a CDS encoding cupin domain-containing protein, whose amino-acid sequence MTNHAFLRFATLPVFERGRGIQTLVLSSKELGAHITSGVTRFPAGTGIPLHYHNCDEQTTVLEGEAEAEVDGRRERLSPYDTAFIPEGKHHRFVNVGSGPMMILWVYNSVEVTRTFVETGETVPHLSPRDVATLRPRSMA is encoded by the coding sequence ATGACGAACCATGCGTTCCTGCGCTTCGCGACGCTGCCGGTCTTCGAGCGCGGCCGGGGGATCCAGACGCTGGTGTTGTCGAGCAAGGAGCTGGGCGCGCACATCACGAGCGGCGTGACCCGCTTCCCGGCGGGCACCGGGATCCCGCTGCACTACCACAACTGCGACGAGCAGACGACGGTCCTGGAGGGCGAGGCCGAGGCGGAGGTGGACGGCCGGCGCGAGCGGCTCTCCCCCTACGACACAGCCTTCATCCCCGAGGGCAAGCACCACCGCTTCGTCAACGTCGGCAGCGGACCCATGATGATCCTCTGGGTCTACAACAGCGTGGAGGTCACGCGGACCTTCGTGGAGACGGGCGAGACCGTCCCGCACCTCTCCCCGCGCGACGTGGCCACGCTGCGTCCCCGATCGATGGCATAG
- a CDS encoding NfeD family protein: MTRSGLRRTLRELGSYILWQLPSWGVLALVLVWVTWAFDLQEWIAGALFALFVVKDLALFPAMRVVFHRSPFQPWPIGRRGKAIEPIRPEGYVRVDGELWRAQALRPEARIPAGSAVIVRDGRGLVLLVDQDGEPTTPAR; the protein is encoded by the coding sequence GTGACGCGATCCGGCCTGCGCCGGACGCTGCGTGAGCTGGGGAGCTACATCCTCTGGCAGCTCCCGAGCTGGGGCGTCCTCGCGCTCGTTCTGGTGTGGGTGACCTGGGCGTTCGACCTCCAGGAATGGATCGCCGGCGCCCTCTTCGCGCTCTTCGTCGTCAAGGATCTCGCGCTGTTTCCTGCCATGCGGGTGGTCTTCCACCGCTCGCCGTTCCAGCCGTGGCCGATCGGACGGCGAGGCAAGGCGATCGAGCCCATCAGGCCGGAGGGCTACGTGCGGGTGGACGGCGAGCTGTGGCGAGCGCAGGCGCTGCGGCCGGAGGCTCGGATTCCGGCCGGCAGCGCGGTCATCGTTCGAGACGGGCGCGGGTTGGTGCTCCTCGTGGACCAGGACGGCGAGCCCACGACCCCGGCCCGCTGA
- a CDS encoding zinc ribbon domain-containing protein, translating to MPIYEYHCPRCGADFEKLVSAQTSVACPTCASPEVTRTMSTFGLKVGTTFVPSTGGGCGCTPSTCGCH from the coding sequence ATGCCGATCTACGAGTACCACTGCCCGCGCTGCGGGGCGGATTTCGAGAAGCTGGTCAGCGCCCAGACCTCCGTGGCCTGCCCGACCTGCGCGAGCCCGGAGGTGACGCGCACGATGTCCACCTTCGGCCTCAAGGTCGGGACCACCTTCGTGCCCTCTACCGGAGGTGGCTGCGGCTGCACCCCGAGCACATGCGGGTGCCACTGA
- a CDS encoding PPOX class F420-dependent oxidoreductase, whose amino-acid sequence MPIALPQSVKKILQEKAYGHVVTINPDGKPQVTMVWVDVEGDEVLFNTAEGRLKPRNLRRDPRITISVQDRNDPQSHMVFHGKANVTEAGADEHIDKLAKRFLGVEKYPFRRPGEKRLIVRVRVDRIGGYGPKFQPWT is encoded by the coding sequence ATGCCGATCGCGCTGCCGCAGTCCGTGAAGAAGATTTTGCAGGAGAAGGCCTACGGGCACGTCGTCACGATCAACCCGGACGGGAAGCCGCAGGTGACGATGGTGTGGGTGGACGTCGAAGGCGACGAGGTGCTCTTCAACACGGCCGAAGGGCGGCTCAAGCCGAGGAACCTGCGTCGCGACCCCCGCATCACCATCTCTGTACAGGACCGCAACGATCCCCAGTCCCACATGGTCTTTCACGGAAAAGCGAACGTGACCGAGGCCGGAGCGGACGAGCATATCGACAAGCTCGCGAAGCGCTTCCTGGGCGTGGAGAAGTACCCGTTCCGCCGGCCCGGCGAGAAGCGGTTGATCGTGCGCGTCAGGGTCGACCGGATCGGCGGCTACGGTCCCAAGTTTCAGCCCTGGACGTGA
- a CDS encoding molybdopterin-dependent oxidoreductase, with protein sequence MRRRVGMALLAVLVATAFGALARFGWEGPFPPELMAQILFANIPVWAFTPLFRIFGYSSKYLAFGAMVGLHVVAWTALGAWLMTRGGRIMSAGLLALFGLTLLALPLAGAGWFGSALGAGPIVATLTLLVSVGLYGGVLLLARRSSKPAAPDRRGVLRVAALALTVGVGLAAGLARVARAAEDLFKSIAGLAPEIVPVGKFYTVSKNVFDPAVNPARSSLEVKGLVDRPYRLTYEELRTLPAVEQYATLMCISNEVGGELISNGHWRGVRLKDLLNRAGIKPRAVEVILRAADGYSDSFPLKKGLEDGVVVVYEMNGKPLVKEHGAPARVIVPGIYGMTNVKWVTSIELADYDYKGYWEVRGWSDEAIYKTMSRIDVPHGPVKVGQQTWIAGVAFAGDRGISDVEVSTDSGKTWQKARVKPPLGPFTWVLWALPWTPAAPGSYTLVVRAIETNGTVQTSEERPPLPDGSSGWHRVTVRAT encoded by the coding sequence ATGCGGCGCCGGGTCGGCATGGCCCTCCTCGCCGTGCTCGTTGCCACCGCGTTCGGCGCGCTCGCGCGCTTTGGCTGGGAGGGGCCGTTTCCGCCCGAGCTGATGGCCCAGATCCTGTTTGCCAATATCCCTGTCTGGGCGTTCACGCCGTTGTTCAGGATTTTCGGCTACAGCTCGAAGTACCTCGCGTTCGGCGCCATGGTCGGGCTCCACGTGGTCGCCTGGACTGCGTTGGGAGCCTGGCTGATGACGAGGGGAGGACGGATCATGTCGGCTGGGCTCCTCGCGCTCTTTGGCCTGACCCTCTTGGCGCTGCCGCTCGCCGGGGCCGGTTGGTTCGGCTCGGCCCTCGGCGCGGGCCCCATCGTGGCGACCCTCACGCTCCTCGTCAGCGTGGGGCTCTACGGCGGTGTCCTCCTGCTCGCCCGGCGGTCGTCGAAGCCTGCGGCGCCGGACCGGCGCGGCGTTCTCAGGGTCGCGGCGCTGGCGCTGACCGTCGGGGTCGGGCTGGCCGCCGGTCTCGCCCGCGTGGCCCGGGCGGCCGAGGATCTCTTCAAGTCGATCGCGGGGCTCGCTCCCGAGATCGTGCCGGTCGGCAAGTTCTACACGGTCTCGAAGAACGTCTTCGATCCTGCCGTGAACCCCGCCAGGTCAAGCCTCGAGGTCAAGGGGCTCGTGGACCGGCCGTACAGGCTCACGTACGAGGAGCTGCGAACGCTCCCGGCGGTCGAGCAGTACGCCACCCTCATGTGTATCTCGAACGAAGTCGGCGGCGAGCTGATCTCCAACGGCCACTGGAGGGGCGTCAGGCTGAAGGACCTCCTGAACCGGGCCGGCATCAAGCCGCGGGCGGTGGAGGTGATCCTGCGCGCGGCCGACGGCTACTCGGACTCGTTCCCCCTGAAGAAGGGGCTCGAGGACGGGGTCGTGGTCGTCTACGAGATGAACGGGAAGCCCCTCGTGAAGGAGCACGGCGCGCCGGCGCGCGTGATCGTCCCCGGCATCTACGGGATGACGAACGTCAAGTGGGTGACGTCCATCGAGCTGGCCGACTACGACTACAAGGGGTACTGGGAGGTTCGCGGCTGGTCCGATGAGGCGATCTACAAGACCATGTCGCGGATCGATGTTCCCCATGGCCCGGTGAAGGTGGGACAGCAGACCTGGATCGCCGGCGTTGCCTTCGCGGGCGACCGCGGGATCAGCGATGTGGAGGTCTCGACCGACAGCGGCAAGACGTGGCAGAAGGCCCGGGTCAAACCGCCGCTCGGGCCGTTCACCTGGGTCCTCTGGGCTCTGCCGTGGACTCCGGCAGCCCCCGGGTCCTACACGCTCGTCGTGAGAGCGATCGAGACCAACGGGACGGTTCAGACCTCTGAGGAGCGCCCGCCGTTGCCCGACGGATCCTCGGGCTGGCACAGAGTGACCGTGCGGGCGACCTGA
- a CDS encoding ubiquitin-like protein Pup encodes MAEQKRKVERPKGPSEGEGAGANPELAKKGKKIKEDLDKLLDEIDDILEENAEEFVKSYVQRGGQ; translated from the coding sequence ATGGCGGAGCAGAAACGCAAGGTCGAACGGCCCAAAGGCCCGTCCGAGGGCGAGGGGGCCGGAGCGAATCCCGAGTTGGCCAAGAAGGGCAAGAAGATCAAGGAGGACCTGGACAAGCTCCTGGACGAGATCGACGACATCCTGGAGGAGAACGCCGAGGAGTTCGTGAAGAGCTACGTCCAGCGGGGAGGTCAGTAG